The Clostridioides difficile genome has a segment encoding these proteins:
- the ispF gene encoding 2-C-methyl-D-erythritol 2,4-cyclodiphosphate synthase — protein sequence MRIGLGYDVHKLTEERKLIIGGVEIPHDKGLLGHSDADVLIHAIMDSILGALALGDIGKHFPDTDEKYKGIDSMKLLEHVYNLITSKGYKIGNIDSTIIAQNPKMAPHIESMRKNIAKALNTDIGNINIKATTEEGLGFTGAKQGIASQSICLLLLTSQNN from the coding sequence ATGAGAATAGGATTGGGATATGATGTACACAAATTGACAGAAGAAAGAAAACTTATAATTGGTGGAGTAGAGATACCACATGATAAAGGTTTACTAGGTCATTCTGATGCTGATGTATTGATACATGCAATAATGGATTCTATTTTAGGGGCATTAGCTTTAGGCGATATAGGTAAGCATTTCCCAGATACAGATGAAAAATATAAGGGAATAGATAGTATGAAATTACTAGAACATGTATATAATCTAATAACAAGTAAAGGATATAAAATTGGAAATATAGATAGTACTATAATTGCTCAAAATCCTAAGATGGCTCCTCACATTGAGAGTATGAGAAAAAATATAGCAAAAGCTTTAAATACAGATATTGGAAATATAAATATAAAAGCAACTACAGAAGAAGGTCTTGGTTTTACAGGTGCAAAACAAGGAATAGCTTCGCAAAGTATTTGTTTATTATTATTGACAAGTCAGAATAATTAA
- the proS gene encoding proline--tRNA ligase gives MAKNEKQFVEEITKMEDDFPQWYTDVITKTDLVDYAPVKGFMVVKPYGYALWEKMQEFMDKKFKETGHKNCYFPLLIPESLLNKEAEHVEGFAPEVAWVTHGGNKKLEERLCVRPTSETIICTMYAKWLKSYRELPYLYNQWCSVVRWEKSTRPFLRTSEFLWQEGHTLHETAEEAQQETIQQLEIYKALCEELLAMPVVSGQKSESEKFAGGERTYTIEAMMHDGKALQSGTSHFLGQHFTKAFDITFADREGNLANPYHTSWGASTRLIGGLIMTHSDNRGLVFPPRVAPIQVVIVPIAAKKGNVMETVDKIYADLKAKGVAVEVDDRDNYTTGWKFNEWEMKGVPVRIEIGPKDIENNQAMIFRRDTLEKSSMPLEGLADAVYDLFDVIHNEMFERARKHREDNTSVVENMDEFKTALEEKPGFIKTMWCGDAECEAKIKEETGATIRCLPFEQENLGHKCIYCGKEAEHMVVMAKAY, from the coding sequence ATGGCAAAAAATGAAAAACAATTTGTTGAAGAAATAACAAAGATGGAAGATGATTTCCCACAATGGTATACGGATGTTATAACTAAGACTGATTTAGTTGATTATGCACCAGTAAAAGGATTTATGGTCGTGAAACCATATGGATATGCTTTGTGGGAAAAAATGCAAGAATTTATGGATAAAAAATTCAAAGAAACTGGACATAAAAACTGTTATTTTCCATTATTAATACCAGAAAGTTTATTAAACAAAGAAGCAGAGCATGTTGAGGGGTTTGCTCCAGAAGTTGCATGGGTAACACATGGAGGAAATAAAAAACTAGAAGAAAGATTATGTGTAAGACCTACTTCAGAAACTATAATATGTACAATGTATGCTAAATGGTTAAAATCATATAGAGAGTTACCATATCTTTATAATCAATGGTGTTCAGTTGTTAGATGGGAAAAATCAACTAGACCTTTCTTAAGAACATCTGAATTCTTATGGCAAGAAGGTCATACATTACATGAAACAGCAGAAGAAGCACAACAAGAAACAATACAACAATTAGAAATATATAAAGCTTTATGTGAAGAATTGCTTGCAATGCCAGTTGTATCTGGTCAAAAAAGTGAAAGTGAAAAATTTGCAGGTGGTGAGAGAACATATACTATAGAAGCTATGATGCATGATGGTAAAGCATTACAATCAGGTACAAGTCACTTCTTAGGACAACACTTTACAAAAGCGTTTGATATTACTTTTGCAGATAGAGAAGGTAACTTAGCTAATCCATATCATACATCTTGGGGAGCATCTACAAGACTTATAGGTGGGCTTATAATGACTCATAGTGATAATAGAGGTTTAGTATTTCCACCAAGAGTAGCTCCAATACAAGTTGTTATAGTTCCTATAGCTGCTAAAAAAGGCAATGTAATGGAAACTGTTGATAAAATATATGCTGATTTAAAAGCTAAAGGTGTAGCTGTAGAAGTTGATGATAGAGATAACTATACAACTGGATGGAAATTTAATGAGTGGGAAATGAAAGGTGTACCAGTAAGAATTGAAATTGGACCAAAAGATATAGAAAATAATCAAGCTATGATATTTAGAAGAGATACTCTAGAAAAGAGTTCTATGCCTCTAGAAGGATTAGCTGATGCTGTATATGATTTATTTGATGTTATTCACAATGAAATGTTTGAAAGAGCAAGAAAACATAGAGAAGATAACACATCTGTAGTTGAAAACATGGATGAGTTTAAGACAGCGTTAGAAGAAAAGCCAGGGTTCATAAAAACTATGTGGTGTGGAGATGCTGAATGTGAAGCTAAGATTAAAGAAGAAACAGGGGCAACTATAAGATGTCTACCTTTTGAACAAGAAAACTTAGGTCACAAGTGCATATATTGTGGAAAAGAAGCAGAACATATGGTAGTAATGGCAAAAGCTTACTAG
- a CDS encoding Mini-ribonuclease 3 translates to MEKTELVTMSPLVLAYLGDTVYETYIREHLIRQNTQRKVNDLHKLAIKYVKAKAQASIIHEIESELTEEESKIYKRGRNQKSNTSPKNADIIDYKHATGFEALIGYLYLNNEIERLQYIINKGIKIIERDM, encoded by the coding sequence ATGGAAAAAACTGAATTAGTAACTATGTCACCACTAGTTTTAGCATATTTAGGTGATACAGTGTATGAGACATATATAAGAGAACACTTGATTAGACAAAATACACAGCGAAAAGTTAATGATTTGCATAAGTTAGCCATAAAGTATGTAAAAGCTAAAGCTCAAGCATCAATAATTCATGAAATCGAGAGTGAATTAACAGAAGAAGAGAGTAAAATCTATAAAAGGGGAAGAAATCAAAAATCAAATACTTCTCCTAAAAATGCAGATATTATAGACTATAAACATGCAACTGGATTTGAAGCATTAATTGGATATTTGTATTTGAATAATGAAATAGAGAGACTTCAATATATTATCAATAAAGGAATCAAAATTATTGAAAGAGATATGTAA
- a CDS encoding lipoate--protein ligase family protein: MYYLLNKNTNPYFNLALEEYLFLNDKHNDDIIIIWRNEESIFMGKNQNPYQEIHHDVIEKGEIPILRRISGGGTVYHDLGNINISFIQKNRNLHEIDFLEHTKFMQSMLLSLGLNVSITERKDLFLNGKKISGSAQSIKRQNSLYHGTLLYDSDLNKLTKYLNSNKSTESKATKSVSSKVTNINFLLKKDINYFLDYCVDYLKSNIKNIKEIKLDDDDIKSVYNLVEDKYKKSEWIYNKTPKFQVILPIDNKSKINIHINKWKISKCFISYENNIVNLDKLIEVDFNKQEIKNNILENYPDYIDLIDLIF, encoded by the coding sequence ATGTATTACTTATTAAACAAAAACACCAATCCTTACTTTAATTTAGCTCTAGAAGAGTATCTATTTTTAAATGATAAACATAATGATGATATCATAATTATATGGAGAAATGAAGAATCTATTTTTATGGGAAAAAATCAAAATCCATATCAGGAAATACATCATGATGTTATTGAAAAGGGTGAGATTCCCATTTTAAGAAGAATATCTGGTGGAGGTACTGTGTATCATGACTTAGGAAACATCAATATTTCATTTATACAAAAAAATAGGAATCTTCATGAAATAGATTTTTTAGAACATACTAAATTTATGCAAAGTATGCTTTTATCATTAGGATTAAATGTATCTATAACTGAAAGAAAAGATTTGTTTTTGAATGGTAAAAAAATTTCTGGCTCCGCACAATCAATAAAAAGACAAAATTCTCTTTATCATGGGACGCTTCTTTATGATTCAGATTTAAATAAATTAACTAAGTATTTAAATTCAAACAAATCAACAGAATCAAAGGCAACTAAGTCTGTTTCAAGTAAAGTCACAAACATTAATTTTCTGCTTAAAAAAGATATAAACTATTTTTTAGATTATTGTGTTGATTATCTAAAGTCTAATATAAAAAATATAAAAGAAATTAAATTAGATGACGATGATATTAAAAGTGTATACAATTTGGTAGAAGATAAATATAAAAAGTCAGAGTGGATATATAATAAAACACCTAAGTTTCAAGTAATCTTACCAATTGATAATAAGAGTAAAATTAATATACATATTAATAAGTGGAAAATATCTAAATGTTTTATTTCTTATGAGAATAATATAGTTAATCTGGATAAATTGATAGAAGTAGATTTTAATAAACAAGAAATAAAAAATAATATTTTAGAGAATTATCCAGATTACATAGATTTGATTGATTTAATATTTTAA
- the rlmB gene encoding 23S rRNA (guanosine(2251)-2'-O)-methyltransferase RlmB has product MASIEGRNPVIEAIKSDREIDKILIANSAKEGSIKKIIGMAKEKNIIIQYVDKHKLDEVSTSHSHQGVIAYASEYKYYELDELIDSVKSKNEDPFFIILDEITDPHNLGSIIRTADAVGAHGVIIPKRRSVHITPVVTKASAGAVEYMPVCKVTNIVNTIKRLKDEGLWIAAADMDGETFYKQNLTGPLGVVIGSEGFGISRLVKQNCDFIVKMPMIGNVTSLNASVAGGILLYEIFRQRLDKK; this is encoded by the coding sequence TTGGCAAGTATTGAAGGAAGAAATCCTGTAATAGAAGCGATAAAAAGTGATAGAGAAATAGATAAAATATTAATTGCAAACTCAGCTAAAGAAGGTTCAATTAAGAAAATAATAGGAATGGCAAAAGAAAAGAATATAATTATACAATATGTTGATAAACATAAGTTAGATGAAGTAAGCACAAGTCATTCACATCAAGGTGTAATAGCTTATGCAAGTGAATATAAGTATTATGAATTAGATGAGTTAATAGACTCAGTAAAAAGTAAAAATGAAGACCCGTTTTTTATTATACTAGATGAAATAACAGACCCACATAATTTAGGTTCGATAATAAGGACAGCAGATGCAGTAGGAGCACATGGAGTTATTATCCCAAAAAGAAGGTCTGTGCACATAACTCCTGTAGTTACAAAAGCTTCTGCTGGAGCTGTAGAGTATATGCCAGTTTGTAAGGTAACCAATATAGTCAATACAATAAAAAGACTGAAGGATGAGGGGCTGTGGATTGCAGCTGCTGATATGGATGGAGAAACTTTTTATAAACAAAATCTTACAGGACCTTTAGGTGTAGTAATTGGAAGTGAAGGTTTTGGAATATCTAGATTGGTTAAACAAAACTGTGACTTTATAGTAAAAATGCCCATGATAGGTAATGTTACATCTTTAAATGCATCTGTAGCAGGTGGTATACTTTTATATGAAATATTCAGACAAAGACTGGATAAAAAGTAA
- the ispD gene encoding 2-C-methyl-D-erythritol 4-phosphate cytidylyltransferase, protein MYSVIIVAAGSGRRMNLDVNKQFIKLREKEIIAHTIQVFYENINIDEIVVCIKKEEEDFFKENIINKYNFKNIKIAYGGKERQDSIYNGLKKLDKNCDIVLIHDGARPFVDHRIINESIKMAKEKKAVVVGVPVSDTIKIVSDSTVQETPERSLLWAAQTPQTFEYNLIINAYEQAYKTNYYGTDDSMLVENIGQSVTMVMGSYENIKITSPEDLNIAEQILNMEKRDEVNSRRRII, encoded by the coding sequence ATGTATAGTGTTATAATTGTTGCGGCAGGAAGCGGAAGGAGAATGAACTTAGACGTAAATAAGCAGTTCATAAAATTAAGAGAAAAAGAAATCATAGCGCATACAATTCAAGTTTTTTACGAAAATATAAATATAGATGAAATTGTGGTATGTATAAAAAAAGAAGAGGAAGATTTTTTTAAGGAAAATATAATAAATAAATATAACTTTAAAAATATAAAAATAGCATATGGTGGAAAAGAAAGACAAGATTCAATATATAATGGATTAAAAAAATTAGATAAAAATTGTGATATAGTACTTATTCATGATGGAGCGAGACCTTTCGTAGACCATAGAATAATAAATGAATCTATAAAAATGGCTAAGGAAAAAAAAGCCGTAGTTGTAGGTGTACCAGTAAGTGATACTATAAAAATAGTATCTGATAGTACAGTACAAGAAACTCCAGAAAGAAGTCTATTGTGGGCAGCTCAAACCCCTCAAACTTTTGAATATAATCTTATAATAAATGCTTATGAACAAGCATATAAGACTAACTATTATGGAACAGATGACTCAATGCTAGTAGAAAATATAGGGCAAAGTGTTACGATGGTAATGGGTTCTTATGAAAATATAAAAATAACTAGTCCAGAAGATTTAAATATCGCAGAACAAATATTAAATATGGAAAAAAGAGATGAAGTGAATAGTAGAAGGAGAATTATATGA
- a CDS encoding proline--tRNA ligase, which produces MKMSKMFMPTLKEIPADAEITSHQLMVRSGMIKKMTSGVYNQLPMGLRVFKKIEQIIREELNKKDCQEILCAALLPSELWKESGRWTAMGAEMFRLKDRTEREYCLGPTHEEAFTDIIRQEITSYKQLPLNLYQIQVKYRDERRPRFGVMRTKTFTMKDAYSFDVDEAGLDKSYQDMFDAYVSIFDRCGLDNSPVQADSGAIGGSTSAEFMVKSEVGEDEVVFCSGCDYAANVERAESCNAVSEKEEMKELEEVHTPGAATIKELEEFLNASPDKFAKTLVYEADGKTVVVVVRGDREVNEVKVSNAIGSVIEFALATDDVVRKVTNAEVGFAGPIGVNADYVFIDKEIVEQRNIVVGANKTEYHIRNANYGRDFEGIVGDFRNVQEGDKCIVCGKPLEIARGVEVGHIFKLGTKYSESMNANFIDRDGKSKPIIMGCYGIGVERTAAAIIEQHNDEKGIIWPLSVAPYHVVVVPANMKNEEQMSLAEKIYNDLQDMGVEVLLDDRDERIGVKFNDSELIGIPMRITVGKNIDEGKVEFKLRYEEDKELIKIEEISEKVKAEFIKNNVKLG; this is translated from the coding sequence ATGAAAATGTCTAAAATGTTTATGCCAACATTGAAGGAGATTCCAGCAGATGCTGAAATCACAAGCCATCAATTAATGGTAAGGTCAGGAATGATAAAAAAAATGACTTCAGGGGTTTATAATCAATTGCCAATGGGGTTAAGGGTATTCAAAAAAATTGAGCAAATAATTAGAGAAGAATTAAATAAAAAAGATTGTCAAGAAATACTATGTGCGGCTTTACTTCCATCAGAATTGTGGAAAGAATCTGGAAGATGGACTGCTATGGGTGCAGAAATGTTTAGGTTAAAGGATAGAACAGAAAGAGAATACTGCCTTGGGCCAACACATGAAGAAGCTTTTACTGACATAATAAGACAAGAGATTACTTCATATAAACAATTACCACTGAACTTGTATCAAATACAAGTAAAGTATAGAGATGAGAGAAGACCAAGATTTGGTGTTATGAGAACTAAGACTTTTACAATGAAGGATGCATACAGTTTTGATGTAGATGAAGCAGGGTTAGATAAATCATATCAGGATATGTTTGATGCATATGTAAGTATATTTGATAGATGTGGATTAGACAACAGTCCAGTTCAAGCAGATTCAGGAGCTATAGGAGGTTCTACATCAGCTGAATTTATGGTTAAATCAGAGGTTGGCGAAGATGAAGTTGTATTCTGTAGTGGATGTGATTATGCAGCTAATGTAGAAAGAGCAGAGTCTTGTAATGCAGTATCAGAAAAAGAAGAAATGAAGGAATTAGAAGAAGTTCACACACCAGGAGCTGCTACAATAAAAGAATTAGAAGAGTTTTTAAATGCTTCTCCAGATAAATTTGCTAAGACTTTAGTATATGAAGCAGATGGGAAAACAGTTGTAGTTGTTGTAAGAGGAGATAGAGAAGTTAATGAAGTTAAAGTATCTAATGCAATAGGTTCTGTTATAGAATTTGCACTTGCTACAGATGATGTTGTAAGAAAAGTAACTAATGCAGAGGTTGGATTTGCTGGACCAATAGGAGTAAATGCTGATTATGTGTTTATAGATAAGGAAATTGTTGAGCAAAGAAATATAGTTGTTGGTGCTAATAAAACTGAATATCATATAAGAAATGCTAACTATGGAAGAGATTTTGAAGGTATAGTTGGAGACTTTAGAAATGTTCAAGAAGGTGACAAATGTATAGTATGTGGGAAACCTCTTGAAATAGCTAGAGGTGTTGAAGTAGGACATATATTTAAATTAGGAACTAAATATTCAGAATCTATGAATGCAAACTTTATTGATAGAGATGGTAAATCAAAACCTATAATAATGGGATGCTATGGTATAGGTGTAGAAAGAACAGCAGCAGCTATAATTGAGCAACATAATGATGAAAAAGGTATAATTTGGCCTTTATCAGTAGCTCCATATCATGTTGTGGTAGTTCCAGCAAATATGAAAAATGAGGAACAAATGTCATTAGCTGAAAAGATATATAATGATTTACAAGATATGGGTGTAGAAGTCTTATTAGACGATAGAGACGAAAGAATTGGTGTTAAATTCAATGATTCAGAATTAATAGGAATACCTATGAGAATTACAGTAGGTAAAAATATTGATGAAGGTAAAGTAGAATTTAAACTTAGATACGAAGAAGATAAAGAATTAATTAAAATAGAAGAAATAAGTGAAAAAGTAAAAGCAGAATTTATCAAAAACAATGTTAAGTTAGGATAA
- the cysS gene encoding cysteine--tRNA ligase yields the protein MKVYNTLTRAKEEFVPLEEGKVKMYVCGPTVYNYIHIGNARPFIIFDTLRRYLEYRGYDVTYVQNFTDVDDKIINRSHEEGISPEEVATKYIKEYFVDCDGLGIKRANVHPQVTDNIQQIIDFIKELEDKGYAYAVNGDVYFDTNKFEGYGKLSGQKQEDLEAGARIEVNDQKRHPMDFVLWKAKKEGEPGWESPWGEGRPGWHIECSVMSKRYLGETIDIHAGGQDLTFPHHENEIAQSEARSGKTFSKYWMHNGYININDEKMSKSKGNFFTVRDISKLYDLEIVRFFMLSAHYRNPVNFSDEMLNQAKAGLERLYNTKEKLEFTLSNLKESSLTEKEAELVKELDNFRQRFIDAMDDDVNTADAVSIIFELAKLINSNVDENSSLELAKKCLDEFNELTGVLNIVNKKKDTVLDKDIEELIQKRTDAKKNKEFQLADDIRQQLLDMGIVLEDTRQGVKWKRV from the coding sequence GTGAAAGTTTATAATACATTAACTAGAGCAAAAGAAGAATTTGTTCCATTAGAAGAAGGAAAGGTAAAAATGTATGTGTGTGGTCCAACAGTTTATAACTATATCCACATAGGTAATGCAAGACCATTTATAATATTTGATACTCTAAGAAGGTATTTAGAGTATAGAGGATATGATGTAACTTATGTACAAAACTTTACAGATGTTGATGACAAGATTATAAATAGAAGCCACGAAGAAGGAATATCTCCAGAAGAAGTTGCTACTAAATACATAAAAGAGTATTTTGTAGATTGTGATGGATTAGGAATTAAGAGAGCTAATGTTCATCCTCAAGTTACAGATAATATACAACAAATTATAGATTTTATAAAAGAATTAGAAGATAAAGGATATGCATATGCAGTAAATGGTGATGTATATTTTGATACAAATAAATTTGAAGGCTATGGAAAACTTTCAGGCCAAAAACAAGAAGACTTAGAGGCTGGAGCTAGAATTGAAGTTAATGACCAAAAAAGACATCCTATGGACTTTGTTCTTTGGAAAGCAAAAAAAGAAGGAGAGCCAGGATGGGAGAGTCCTTGGGGAGAAGGTAGACCAGGATGGCATATAGAATGTTCTGTTATGTCTAAGAGATATTTAGGTGAGACAATTGATATACATGCAGGTGGTCAAGATTTAACATTCCCACACCATGAAAACGAAATAGCACAAAGTGAAGCTAGAAGTGGAAAAACATTCTCAAAATATTGGATGCATAATGGATATATAAATATAAATGATGAAAAAATGAGCAAATCAAAAGGTAATTTCTTTACAGTAAGAGATATATCAAAGTTATATGATTTAGAAATAGTGAGATTTTTCATGTTATCAGCACATTATAGAAATCCAGTAAACTTTAGTGATGAAATGTTAAACCAAGCTAAAGCTGGTCTTGAAAGATTATATAATACTAAAGAAAAATTAGAATTTACATTAAGTAATTTAAAAGAATCATCTCTAACAGAAAAAGAAGCAGAACTTGTTAAAGAATTAGATAACTTTAGACAAAGATTTATAGATGCTATGGATGATGATGTTAACACAGCAGATGCAGTAAGTATTATATTTGAATTGGCTAAGCTGATAAATTCTAATGTAGATGAAAACTCTTCTTTAGAGTTAGCTAAGAAATGTTTAGATGAATTTAATGAGCTTACAGGAGTATTAAATATTGTAAATAAGAAAAAGGATACTGTGCTAGATAAAGACATTGAAGAATTAATACAAAAGAGAACTGATGCAAAGAAAAATAAAGAATTCCAATTAGCCGATGATATAAGACAACAATTATTAGATATGGGAATTGTACTAGAAGACACAAGACAAGGTGTTAAGTGGAAAAGGGTATAA
- the gltX gene encoding glutamate--tRNA ligase — protein MNVRVRFAPSPTGFVHIGSLRTALYNYLFAKKMGGEYILRVEDTDQSRLVEGAIENMLNAMKWAGVNHDEGVILDDNEKVIQKGEYGPYIQSQRLDIYQEYIKQLLDSGKAYYCFCTKERLDEVRDAQKAAGETAKYDGHCKNLSKEEIEANIKAGVPYVIRLKLPENHTIKFTDLVRGDMKFNTNDLDDQVLMKTDGFPTYHFAVVVDDYLMKITHVIRGEEWVSSTPKHVYLYEAFGWEAPVFVHLPNILNKEKKKLSKRQGDVAVEDFKKKGYLPEGLVNYVALVGWSPEDNQELFTMEELEKAFSVERVSKSGGVFDTEKLNWVNQHYIKDGDDAYLTDLAIPFLIEDGFITEAEATSKYEFLKSMISVLKEKLQYVKEVTEHASIFFGDKVEVETEEGSDFLKLEHIPTLIDALQEKIEKAEVLNAEFGQAMLKEIQKEYKIKGKNLFMGSRIILTGQMHGPDLPKVMEVLGKETCLNRIAYVKNHIL, from the coding sequence ATGAATGTAAGAGTAAGATTTGCACCAAGTCCAACGGGATTTGTACATATAGGTAGTTTAAGAACTGCTTTATATAACTATTTATTTGCAAAGAAAATGGGCGGAGAATATATATTAAGAGTTGAAGATACAGACCAAAGTAGATTAGTAGAAGGTGCTATAGAGAATATGCTTAATGCTATGAAATGGGCTGGTGTTAATCATGATGAGGGTGTTATATTAGATGATAATGAAAAAGTAATACAAAAAGGAGAATATGGGCCATATATTCAATCTCAAAGATTAGATATATACCAAGAATATATAAAACAACTTTTAGATAGTGGAAAAGCTTATTATTGTTTCTGTACAAAGGAAAGATTAGATGAAGTAAGAGATGCTCAAAAGGCAGCAGGAGAAACTGCTAAATATGATGGTCACTGTAAAAATCTTTCTAAAGAAGAAATAGAAGCTAATATAAAAGCAGGAGTACCATATGTTATAAGATTAAAACTACCAGAAAATCATACAATTAAATTTACAGATTTAGTTAGAGGAGACATGAAATTCAACACTAATGATTTAGATGACCAAGTTTTGATGAAAACAGATGGATTCCCAACTTATCATTTTGCAGTAGTGGTAGATGATTATTTAATGAAAATTACACATGTTATAAGAGGAGAAGAGTGGGTATCATCTACTCCAAAACATGTTTATTTATATGAAGCATTTGGATGGGAAGCACCAGTATTTGTACACTTACCAAATATACTTAATAAAGAAAAGAAAAAATTAAGTAAGAGACAAGGTGATGTAGCAGTTGAAGATTTTAAGAAAAAAGGATATTTACCAGAAGGATTAGTAAACTATGTAGCACTAGTTGGTTGGTCTCCAGAAGATAATCAAGAGTTATTTACAATGGAAGAATTAGAAAAAGCTTTCTCTGTGGAAAGAGTATCTAAAAGTGGAGGAGTATTCGATACTGAAAAATTAAACTGGGTTAATCAACATTATATAAAAGATGGTGATGATGCTTATTTAACAGACTTAGCTATACCATTCTTAATAGAAGATGGATTTATAACAGAAGCAGAAGCTACTAGTAAGTATGAATTTTTAAAGAGTATGATATCAGTGCTTAAAGAAAAGTTACAATATGTAAAAGAAGTTACTGAGCATGCAAGTATATTTTTTGGAGATAAAGTAGAGGTAGAAACTGAAGAAGGAAGTGACTTCTTAAAATTAGAACACATACCTACTTTAATAGATGCATTACAAGAAAAAATAGAAAAAGCAGAAGTATTAAATGCTGAGTTTGGTCAAGCAATGCTTAAAGAGATACAAAAAGAGTATAAAATAAAAGGAAAAAATTTATTTATGGGTTCAAGAATAATTTTGACAGGACAAATGCATGGTCCAGATTTACCAAAAGTAATGGAAGTTTTAGGAAAAGAAACTTGCTTAAATAGAATAGCTTATGTAAAAAATCATATATTATAG
- the thyX gene encoding FAD-dependent thymidylate synthase — protein MKVKLISHTPEPEKVIAMAAKLCYSPVGTDEIEKDLTEESIEKFLNMLLNIGHGSILEHASFTFSIEGISRACSHQIVRHRIASFSQQSQRYVKLDQFEYIIPPEIEKIEKAKELFVNSMKKDQDDYDKLVEILFDKHYNDLIKEGKNEKTAKRQAEKTAIEDARYVFPNACETKMVFTINARSLFNFFEHRCCERAQWEIRNLAVEMLREVKKVAPILFKKTGPSCVNGSCPEGTMTCGDIVQVREKFKSL, from the coding sequence ATGAAAGTAAAATTAATATCACATACACCTGAACCCGAAAAAGTAATAGCTATGGCAGCTAAATTATGTTATTCACCAGTTGGGACAGACGAAATAGAAAAAGACTTAACAGAAGAAAGTATAGAAAAATTTTTAAATATGTTATTAAATATAGGGCATGGTTCAATATTAGAACATGCATCATTTACATTTTCAATAGAAGGTATTTCAAGAGCTTGTTCGCATCAAATTGTTAGACATCGTATAGCTAGTTTTTCACAACAAAGTCAAAGGTATGTTAAACTAGACCAATTTGAGTACATAATTCCTCCTGAAATAGAAAAAATAGAAAAAGCAAAAGAGTTATTTGTCAACTCAATGAAAAAGGACCAAGATGATTATGATAAATTAGTGGAGATATTATTTGATAAGCATTATAATGATCTAATAAAAGAAGGAAAAAATGAGAAAACAGCAAAGAGACAAGCGGAGAAAACAGCAATAGAGGATGCTAGATATGTATTTCCAAATGCATGCGAAACAAAAATGGTATTTACTATAAATGCTAGAAGTTTATTTAATTTCTTTGAACATAGATGCTGTGAAAGAGCACAATGGGAAATAAGAAACTTAGCTGTAGAAATGTTAAGAGAAGTTAAAAAAGTTGCTCCTATATTATTTAAAAAGACTGGTCCAAGCTGTGTAAATGGAAGTTGTCCAGAAGGAACTATGACTTGTGGTGATATAGTTCAAGTTAGAGAAAAATTTAAATCCTTATAG